A region of Asticcacaulis excentricus DNA encodes the following proteins:
- a CDS encoding alpha/beta hydrolase — MDLDRRTLMTSGLGLGVAATSGALAQAPGGGTELKDLRGTPLPPETTEYVDLWPKGPAGLLKTELSEVVKTAPTPPRRRLVNGVIRPRLAVYRPQKPNGGALLVIPGGGYTYISVDNEGHNVGRVFSAQGLTVFVLYYRLPAEGWAQASDVPLMDAQRAMRLIKARAKDFQIDPARVGVMGFSAGGHLCASLATGYGAPVYAAVDAIDAQDARPYLCAPIYAVISMKPGLTHAGSRSNLIGANASEEITARYSTENHVTPQTPPAFLLHAEDDGAVPVENTLAFRAALKAAGVSVETHLYPKGGHGFGILSPAMPWSDLFLHFARQQGLYSQTNAS; from the coding sequence ATGGATTTGGATCGACGCACCCTGATGACCAGCGGGCTGGGCCTCGGCGTGGCCGCCACCTCCGGTGCCCTGGCCCAGGCGCCGGGCGGCGGCACAGAGCTTAAGGACCTGCGCGGCACACCTCTGCCGCCAGAAACGACGGAATATGTCGATCTGTGGCCAAAGGGGCCGGCGGGTCTGCTCAAGACCGAACTGAGCGAAGTTGTCAAAACCGCCCCCACCCCGCCCCGGCGCCGACTGGTCAACGGGGTGATCCGTCCGCGTCTGGCCGTCTATCGGCCGCAAAAGCCCAATGGCGGCGCACTGCTGGTCATTCCGGGCGGCGGCTACACCTATATCTCGGTCGATAACGAAGGCCACAATGTCGGCCGTGTGTTTTCGGCGCAGGGCCTGACTGTCTTCGTCCTCTACTATCGCCTGCCCGCCGAAGGCTGGGCGCAGGCGTCGGATGTGCCCTTGATGGACGCCCAGCGCGCCATGCGCCTGATCAAGGCGCGCGCCAAAGACTTCCAGATCGATCCAGCGCGCGTCGGCGTAATGGGGTTCAGCGCGGGGGGCCACCTGTGTGCTTCACTGGCCACCGGTTATGGTGCCCCCGTCTATGCGGCTGTCGATGCCATAGACGCGCAGGACGCCCGCCCCTACCTGTGCGCGCCGATCTATGCGGTTATTTCGATGAAGCCCGGCCTGACCCACGCCGGGTCGCGCAGCAACCTCATCGGGGCCAATGCCAGCGAGGAGATCACCGCCCGCTATTCGACGGAAAATCACGTCACACCGCAGACACCCCCGGCCTTTCTGCTGCACGCCGAAGACGACGGAGCCGTGCCGGTCGAAAACACCCTGGCCTTCCGCGCGGCGCTGAAAGCGGCCGGGGTCAGTGTCGAAACCCACCTTTACCCGAAGGGCGGGCATGGCTTTGGCATCCTGTCGCCCGCCATGCCGTGGAGCGATCTGTTCCTGCATTTCGCGCGACAACAGGGCCTGTATAGCCAGACAAATGCCTCGTAA
- a CDS encoding YccF domain-containing protein gives MTLILNILWFIFGGFAAGLAWCLGGCLLAITIVGLPWAGAAFRIAGFSFFPFGKAIADRDLMTGQGDLGTGGMGALMNIVWILLGGWYIALGHLVLALAQAVTIIGIPFALKNVQLAWLALAPVGKIVIEKP, from the coding sequence ATGACCCTCATTCTCAACATTCTGTGGTTCATCTTCGGCGGCTTTGCGGCCGGTCTGGCCTGGTGTCTGGGCGGCTGCCTGCTGGCCATCACCATTGTGGGCCTGCCGTGGGCCGGGGCCGCCTTTCGCATCGCCGGCTTCAGCTTCTTCCCGTTTGGCAAGGCCATTGCCGACCGCGATCTCATGACCGGTCAGGGCGATCTGGGTACGGGCGGCATGGGCGCGCTGATGAACATTGTGTGGATTCTTCTGGGCGGTTGGTACATCGCCCTGGGTCATCTGGTTCTGGCGCTGGCTCAGGCGGTAACCATCATCGGCATTCCGTTTGCCCTCAAAAATGTGCAACTGGCGTGGCTGGCTCTGGCCCCCGTCGGCAAGATCGTCATTGAAAAGCCCTGA
- a CDS encoding DUF4169 family protein, protein MSDVINLNKARKTRQRERDKAQAAQNRVTFGLPGHLRRAAREDEARRERLLDGQKRKDVDNSENS, encoded by the coding sequence ATGAGTGACGTGATCAATCTGAACAAGGCGCGCAAGACGCGACAGCGCGAGCGCGACAAGGCGCAGGCCGCTCAGAACCGCGTCACTTTCGGGTTGCCGGGTCATCTGCGCCGTGCGGCGCGAGAGGACGAGGCGCGCCGCGAGCGGTTGCTCGACGGGCAAAAACGTAAGGATGTGGATAATTCCGAAAACAGTTGA
- a CDS encoding ribbon-helix-helix domain-containing protein, translated as MPGLRKRSVNLAGHATSVALEPEFWAVLETMAKERRISLAALIAELDTKRGESLLASFCRLSALAYVQQKASNSKKRKPEAV; from the coding sequence ATGCCGGGTTTAAGAAAGAGATCGGTTAATCTTGCCGGACACGCGACCTCTGTGGCACTGGAGCCGGAGTTTTGGGCGGTGCTGGAGACGATGGCCAAGGAGCGCCGAATCAGTCTGGCGGCGCTGATTGCCGAACTGGATACCAAACGCGGCGAAAGCCTGCTGGCCTCCTTCTGTCGCCTGTCGGCACTGGCCTACGTGCAGCAAAAAGCCAGCAATAGCAAGAAACGCAAGCCAGAGGCCGTCTGA